The following proteins come from a genomic window of Ursus arctos isolate Adak ecotype North America unplaced genomic scaffold, UrsArc2.0 scaffold_12, whole genome shotgun sequence:
- the PALMD gene encoding palmdelphin: protein MEEAELVKERLQAITDKRKIQEEISQKRLKIEEEKLKHQHLKKKALREKWLLDGVSSGKEQEEMKKQNQQDQHQIQVLEQSILRLEKEIQDLEKAELQISTNEEAILKKLKSVERTTEDIIRSVKVEKEETSEESIEDIYANIPDLPKSYVPSRLRKERNEGIEDDEQNRKALYAMEIKVEKDLKTGESTVLSSIPLPSDDFKGTGIKVYDDGQKSVYAVSSNHGGAYNGTDGLAPVEVEELLRQASERNSKSPTEYHEPVYANPFCRPTTPQREKVTPGPNFQERIKMKANGLGKDMNESMHNLDNGLPEGRGNSFNHVSPVRPTPQPRSMTQQAEEMPHTLPQRLMTPWEESNAMQDKYVASPKARLSPSEALAAKSKHQDSSAACQEDEEDIRYNIVHSLPSDMADSEPVTMIFMGYQQAEDNEEEKKLLAGYDGIIHAELVVIDDEEEGEGEAEKPSYHPVAPYSQVYQPATPTPLPRKRSEVNPCENTNHKSPHKNSISRKEQEESLGNPVQHSPLDVQIAGDGTEDPSLTALRMRMAKLGKKVI from the exons gataaaagaaaaatacaggaagAAATCTCACAGAAGCGTCtgaaaatagaggaagaaaaactaaagCACCAGCATCTGAAG AAAAAGGCTTTAAGGGAGAAATGGCTTCTCGATGGAGTCAGCAGCggaaaagaacaagaagagatgAAGAAGCAAAATCAACAAGACCAGCACCAGATCCAGGTTCTAGAACAAAGTATCCTCAG ACTTGAGAAAGAGATCCAAGATCTTGAAAAAGCTGAGCTGCAAATCTCAACCAATGAAGAGgcaattttaaagaaactaaaatcaGTTGAGAGGACAACAGAAGACATAATAAGG TCTGTGAAggtggaaaaggaagaaacatcAGAAG AGTCAATTGAAGACATCTATGCTAATATCCCTGACCTTCCAAAATCCTACGTGCCTTCCAgattaaggaaggaaagaaatgaaggaatagaagatgatgaacaaaacagaaaag CTTTGTATGCCATGGAAATTAAAGTCGAAAAAGACTTGAAAACTGGAGAAAGTACAGTCCTGTCGTCAATACCTCTCCCCTCAGATGACTTTAAAGGTACAGGGATAAAAGTTTACGACGACGGGCAAAAGTCAGTATACGCAGTGAGCTCTAATCACGGTGGGGCGTACAACGGCACCGATGGCCTGGCCCCAGTGGAGGTGGAGGAACTTTTGAGACAAGCCTCCGAGAGAAACTCTAAATCCCCAACAGAGTATCATGAGCCTGTCTATGCCAATCCATTTTGCAGGCCTACAACTCCACAGAGGGAGAAGGTAACTCCTGGACCAAACTTTCAGGAAAGGATAAAGATGAAAGCTAACGGACTAGGTAAGGATATGAATGAATCCATGCACAATCTGGACAATGGGCTCCCAGAAGGGAGGGGCAACAGTTTCAATCATGTCAGCCCCGTTCGGCCGACACCTCAACCCCGCTCAATGACTCAACAAGCTGAGGAGATGCCCCACACCCTACCACAGCGGCTGATGACTCCTTGGGAAGAATCCAATGCGATGCAGGACAAATATGTGGCCTCTCCAAAGGCAAGACTGAGTCCCAGTGAAGCACTAGCTGCCAAGTCAAAACACCAGGATTCTTCTGCTGCTTGCCAGGAGGATGAGGAAGACATTAGATATAATATCGTTCATTCCCTGCCTTCTGATATGGCCGATTCAGAACCTGTGACGATGATTTTCATGGGGTATCAGCAGGCAGaagacaatgaagaagaaaagaagcttCTGGCAGGGTATGACGGGATCATCCATGCTGAGCTGGTTGTGATTGACGATGAGGAGGAGGGTGAAGGGGAAGCTGAGAAGCCGTCCTACCATCCCGTAGCTCCCTACAGTCAGGTTTACCAGCCAGCCACACCAACACCGCTTCCTAGAAAGAGATCAGAAGTTAATCCCTGTGAAAACACAAACCACAAATCTCCCCACAAAAATTCCATATCCCggaaagagcaagaagaaagcttAGGCAACCCGGTTCAACACTCTCCGCTTGACGTTCAGATCGCCGGAGATGGGACTGAGGACCCGTCCTTAACAG